A single Rhinolophus ferrumequinum isolate MPI-CBG mRhiFer1 chromosome 12, mRhiFer1_v1.p, whole genome shotgun sequence DNA region contains:
- the PTGS1 gene encoding prostaglandin G/H synthase 1, which yields MSRRSFSLQFPLLLLLLLPSQVLAADPREPAPVNPCCYYPCQHQGICVRFGSDGYQCDCTRTGYSGPNCTIPELWTWLRNSLRPSPSVLHFLLTHGRWFWEFINATFIRDMLMRLVLTARSNLIPSPPTYNSAHDYISWESFSNVSYYTRVLPSVPQDCPTPMGTKGKKQLPDAQVLSRRFLLRRKFTPDPQGTNLMFAFFAQHFTHQFFKTSGKMGPGFTKALGHGVDFGHVYGDNLERQYQLRLFKDGKLKYQVLNGEMYPPSVEEARVVMRYPRGVPPQNQMAVGQEVFGLLPGLMLYATLWLREHNRVCDLLKAEHPTWGDEQLFQTARLILIGETIKIVIEEYVQQLSGYFLQLKFDPELLFSSQFQYRNRIALEFNQLYHWHPLMPDSFKVGAQEYSYEQFLFNTSMLVDYGVEALVDAFSRQIAGRIGGGRNIDQHVLYVAMDVIKESRELRLQPFNEYRKRFGMKPYTSFQEFTGEEEMAAELEELYGDIDALEFYPGLLLEKCHPNSIFGESMIEIGAPFSLKGLLGNPICSPEYWKSSTFGGEMGFNLVKTATLKKLVCLNTKTCPYVSFRVPDPHEDDGPGVERPSTEL from the exons ATGAGCC GGCGGAGTTTCTCGCTCCAGTTCCCACTGCTCCTGCTGTTGCTGTTGCCGTCCCAGGTCTTAGCTGCGGACCCCAGGGAGCCCGCTCCAG TGAACCCCTGTTGTTACTACCCATGCCAGCACCAGGGCATCTGTGTCCGCTTTGGCAGTGACGGCTACCAGTGTGACTGCACCCGCACGGGCTATTCCGGCCCCAACTGTACCATCC CTGAGCTATGGACCTGGCTCCGGAATTCACTGCGGCCCAGCCCCTCTGTCCTCCACTTCCTGCTGACACATGGGCGCTGGTTCTGGGAGTTTATCAATGCCACCTTCATCCGAGACATGCTCATGCGCCTGGTACTCACAG CACGTTCCAACCTTATCCCCAGCCCCCCCACCTATAACTCGGCACATGACTACATCAGCTGGGAGTCCTTCTCCAATGTGAGCTATTACACTCGTGTTCTGCCCTCTGTGCCCCAAGACTGCCCCACGCCCATGGGGACCAAAG GGAAGAAGCAGTTGCCAGATGCCCAGGTCCTGAGCCGTCGCTTCCTGCTCAGGAGGAAGTTCACACCCGACCCACAAGGCACCAACCTCATGTTTGCCTTCTTTGCACAACACTTTACTCACCAGTTCTTCAAAACTTCTGGCAAGATGGGTCCTGGCTTCACCAAGGCCTTGGGCCATGGG GTAGACTTCGGCCATGTTTATGGAGACAATCTGGAACGGCAGTATCAGCTGCGGCTTTTTAAGGATGGGAAACTCAAGTACCAG GTGCTGAACGGAGAGATGTACCCGCCATCGGTGGAAGAGGCACGTGTGGTGATGCGCTACCCACGGGGCGTTCCGCCCCAGAACCAGATGGCTGTGGGCCAGGAGGTGTTTGGACTGCTTCCTGGGCTCATGCTCTACGCCACCCTCTGGCTGCGTGAGCACAACCGTGTGTGTGACCTGCTGAAGGCTGAGCACCCCACCTGGGGTGATGAACAGCTCTTTCAGACGGCCCGCCTCATCCTTATCG GAGAGACCATTAAGATTGTGATTGAGGAGTACGTGCAACAGCTGAGTGGCTACTTCCTGCAGCTCAAGTTCGACCCAGAGTTGCTGTTTAGCAGCCAGTTCCAGTACCGTAATCGTATTGCCCTGGAGTTCAACCAGCTATACCACTGGCACCCGCTCATGCCCGACTCCTTCAAGGTGGGCGCCCAGGAGTACAGCTACGAGCAGTTCCTGTTCAACACCTCCATGCTGGTGGACTATGGGGTCGAGGCCCTAGTGGATGCTTTCTCTCGCCAGATAGCCGGCCGG ATCGGTGGGGGTAGAAACATAGATCAGCATGTCCTGTACGTGGCCATGGATGTCATTAAGGAATCTCGAGAGCTGCGGCTGCAGCCCTTCAATGAGTACCGCAAGAGGTTTGGCATGAAGCCCTACACCTCTTTCCAGGAGTTCACAG GAGAGGAGGAGATGGCAGCTGAGTTGGAGGAGCTATATGGAGACATTGATGCCTTGGAGTTCTACCCGGGACTGCTTCTTGAGAAGTGCCATCCAAACTCCATTTTTGGGGAGAGTATGATAGAAATTGGGGCTCCCTTTTCCCTCAAGGGCCTCTTAGGGAATCCCATCTGTTCTCCTGAATATTGGAAGTCGAGCACATTTGGTGGCGAGATGGGCTTCAACCTTGTGAAAACAGCCACACTGAAGAAGCTGGTCTGCCTCAACACCAAGACTTGTCCCTACGTTTCGTTCCGTGTGCCCGACCCCCACGAGGACGATGGCCCTGGGGTGGAGCGGCCATCCACAGAGCTCTGA